The following coding sequences lie in one Streptomyces venezuelae genomic window:
- a CDS encoding sugar phosphate nucleotidyltransferase, with amino-acid sequence MRAVVLAGGVGRRLRPHTLTIPKPLVPVDGTPILHIILAQLRSAGFTHVSLSLGHQAHMIEASFAGNRWAGLELDFFPEEEPLGTAGPLALLPPFEDSTLVMNADLLTDIDFADLVARHKKSGAAATVALSRQYIDIAHGVVELDDDRRVTDFREKPRLSFLVSGGIYVLEPSLQRLLAPRVRDDMPALLDRARAEGERIEGHVIEGDWHDIGTPEQLNRAAAAFRADRARYLGRGAEAVLGAGTGAFQEVGSA; translated from the coding sequence ATGAGAGCAGTGGTACTGGCCGGAGGCGTGGGCCGGAGGTTACGGCCGCACACCCTGACCATCCCCAAACCCCTCGTACCCGTCGACGGCACACCGATCCTGCACATCATCCTGGCGCAGCTGCGGAGCGCCGGCTTCACACACGTGTCCCTCTCGCTGGGCCACCAGGCCCACATGATCGAGGCGAGCTTCGCGGGGAACCGCTGGGCCGGCCTCGAACTGGACTTCTTCCCGGAGGAGGAGCCCCTGGGCACGGCGGGCCCGCTCGCACTCCTTCCGCCCTTCGAGGACTCCACGCTCGTGATGAACGCGGACCTGCTCACCGACATCGACTTCGCCGACCTGGTCGCACGCCACAAGAAGTCGGGGGCCGCCGCCACCGTCGCGCTCAGCCGCCAGTACATCGACATCGCGCACGGCGTGGTGGAGCTCGACGACGACCGCAGGGTGACCGACTTCCGGGAGAAGCCCCGGCTGAGCTTCCTGGTCAGCGGCGGCATCTACGTACTCGAACCGTCCCTGCAGCGCCTCCTCGCGCCCCGCGTGCGGGACGACATGCCCGCACTCCTCGACCGTGCACGCGCCGAGGGCGAGCGCATCGAGGGCCATGTCATCGAAGGGGACTGGCACGACATCGGCACGCCCGAGCAGCTGAACCGGGCCGCCGCCGCCTTCCGTGCCGACCGCGCCCGCTATCTGGGCCGCGGCGCCGAGGCCGTGCTCGGCGCGGGCACCGGCGCGTTCCAGGAGGTGGGGTCCGCATGA